The Saccharomycodes ludwigii strain NBRC 1722 chromosome II, whole genome shotgun sequence genome window below encodes:
- the PNT1 gene encoding Pnt1p (similar to Saccharomyces cerevisiae YOR266W | PNT1 | PeNTamidine resistance) → MNVFKGYKINQTLNNTLVNTKAIISVNKKLLYCTTIATSCNPSDVDTLSSSTNKWEIYKKLVDKPIIFIQNTGIKNINNSNKKHLPISNYPPEILQLEERKDQTKTNFFKKIWYKSKYILKIYLNNGLKYHILNYKKYKFQNKNGNLEELLNNCTKLIEFQSIKYKLERQKNTKTIKNIDCDEYFNEITKDLPVSTRDDFQARYQYLLNYNKVPFFILLAILFEEMTPILLYYSDFLQKKVIPYNCLTPEMWSKQQKINLLNFHDYLGIDLQKKSPLKNYKSIKIAKKEASRTKSGKDFSFKVSEMGLKYLYVDDILMLKELTNGENSAASLEINTQDLIQFCYDRFLYYSNENLLEIARTNPQFLYDRILKYLSFKYDDGALINDKFGLWNVYSGWYFDKNDGR, encoded by the coding sequence ATGAACGTTTTCAAAggttataaaataaaccaaaCACTTAATAACACTCTTGTTAATACCAAAGCCATAATAAGCGTTAATAAAAAGCTATTATATTGTACTACTATAGCCACCAGTTGCAATCCTTCCGATGTCGATACATTGTCATCTTCTACTAATAAATGGGagatttataaaaaattggtagACAAgccaataatttttattcaaaacaccggtattaaaaatattaacaactctaataaaaaacatttacCAATTTCAAATTATCCACCAGAGATTTTACAATTggaagaaagaaaggaccaaacaaaaacaaatttttttaaaaaaatttggtataaatcaaaatacattttaaagatttatttaaataatgggTTGAAATATCATATActaaattataaaaagtatAAGTTTCAAAACAAGAATGGTAATCTTGAGGAGCTATTAAACAATTGTACCAAACTAATAGAATTTCAAAGtataaaatacaaactTGAACGCCAAAAAAACACCAAAACCATTAAGAATATTGATTGCgatgaatattttaatgaaattaCTAAAGATTTGCCAGTTTCTACCAGAGATGATTTCCAAGCAAGGTATcaatatcttttaaattacaATAAGGTTCCCttttttatacttttaGCTATACTATTTGAAGAAATGACCCCGATACTTTTATACTACAGtgattttttacaaaaaaaagtgattCCATATAATTGTTTGACTCCTGAAATGTGGTCTAAGCAACAGAAAATAAACTTACTCAATTTCCATGATTACCTAGGTATCGACttacaaaaaaagtcaccattgaaaaattataaatctATAAAGATTGCTAAAAAGGAAGCATCTAGGACTAAAAGTGGGAAAGATTTTTCGTTTAAAGTTAGTGAAATGGggttaaaatatttatacgttgatgatattttaatgttaaaagaattaacGAATGGGGAAAATTCTGCCGCCAgtttagaaataaatacacAAGATCTAATCCAATTTTGTTACGATAggtttttgtattattcCAATGAAAACTTATTAGAAATAGCACGTACGAATCcacaatttttatatgataggatattaaaatatttatcttttaaatatgaTGATGGAGCTTTGATTAATGACAAATTTGGATTATGGAACGTTTATAGTGGTTGgtattttgataaaaatgatggTAGATAG
- the HRK1 gene encoding putative serine/threonine protein kinase HRK1 (similar to Saccharomyces cerevisiae YOR267C | HRK1 | Hygromycin Resistance Kinase) codes for MLKLFKNKNKSNSSLHHHNQHHSSDNHQDDNNGGSSYIHHYGTNNTVNTSPANNANKTTFSRSGSPTENNYNTYSSAGSPPPNNNPTYHHNIKPHRSKSFLGFQLNKNSSNASSSYSIQSPVQSNEDIINHNHNNNNNNNNINHNHHHNNINTHSSMVEIKRFFRPHNLNPNNIITGIEHSVGVNTGSGNNNHLLLRNNANNRDNSRSHFDHHSHTQSAIPPSSDSTLSLGNKANIYHDDAILAQKYGKLGKVLGSGAGGSVRIITRPSDGVTFAVKEFRPRKADEPVKEYAKKCTAEFCIGSTLHHPNIIETLDIFSDAQQNKYYEVMEYCPVDFFAVVMSGKMSRNEINCCFKQLMEGVKYLHSMGLAHRDLKLDNCVMTSEGILKLIDFGSAVVFKYPYDNHITLARGIVGSDPYLAPEVLTCKKYDPQPVDIWSMGIIYCCMVLKRFPWKSPSRSDKNFHLFCLPDEVEHDYVESAKKHAELLMKLKLEKKQKMLLQEQQLREKDNAMHEEPVKKDDNTNISNKDNNPTDISSTQKKEEPPQPPKNNDETKNNDEPKANDNSSQITSWTQQPEHHHHHHHETHPEYRQQQTTATKKPLQGPYRLFRLLPHAARPILSKVLEVDQTKRATLEDIFKDEWFINISYCTLDKKGHLIRGKGHTHTIVKEEDAHLESYKEKK; via the coding sequence atgttgaaattatttaagaataaaaataaaagtaatagTTCATTACACCATCACAATCAACACCACTCTTCAGATAATCATcaagatgataataacgGTGGTAGTTCATATATACACCACTATGGTACAAACAACACCGTAAACACCAGTCCTGCTAATAACGCCAATAAGACTACCTTTTCTAGAAGTGGTTCACCTAcagaaaataattataacacCTATAGTAGTGCTGGTTCGCCACCCCCTAATAATAACCCAACTTATCACCATAACATAAAGCCACATAGATCCAAGTCATTTTTAGGGTTTCAATTAAATAAGAATTCAAGTAATGCTTCTAGCTCTTATTCTATCCAATCTCCTGTCCAGAGCAATGAAGACATTATAAACCATAatcacaacaacaacaacaacaacaacaacatcaaTCATAACCACCATCACAACAACATCAATACCCATTCTTCTATGGTcgaaattaaaagattttttagGCCACACAATTTAAACcctaataatatcattacAGGAATTGAACATTCTGTAGGTGTTAATACTGGTTCTGGTAACAACAATCATCTTTTATTAAGaaataatgctaataaCAGGGATAATAGTAGATCACACTTTGATCACCATTCACATACTCAATCTGCCATACCGCCGAGTTCTGATTCTACTTTGTCCTTGGGGAATAAAgcaaatatttatcatgATGACGCCATTTTAGCTCAGAAATACGGTAAATTAGGTAAAGTCTTGGGTAGTGGGGCTGGTGGTAGCGTTAGAATTATTACTAGACCATCAGATGGTGTTACCTTTGCCGTTAAAGAATTCAGACCAAGAAAGGCTGATGAACCCGTGAAGGAGTATGCAAAAAAATGTACTGCCGAGTTTTGTATAGGTTCTACTTTGCATCATCCTAACATCATTGAGACTTTAGATATTTTCAGTGATGCTCAACAAAATAAGTATTATGAAGTGATGGAGTATTGCCCAGTTGATTTTTTTGCCGTTGTTATGAGCGGGAAAATGTCTAGAAACGAAAtcaattgttgttttaaacAATTAATGGAGGGTGTTAAATATTTGCATTCAATGGGGCTAGCTCATAGAGATTTAAAACTAGATAATTGTGTTATGACAAGTGAaggtattttaaaattaattgattttgGCTCAGCTGTTGTTTTCAAATACCCATATGATAATCATATCACTTTGGCCAGGGGTATTGTTGGTAGTGATCCATATTTAGCTCCTGAAGTGCTAACTTGTAAGAAATATGATCCTCAACCTGTCGATATTTGGAGTATGggtattatttattgctGTATGGTATTGAAAAGATTTCCTTGGAAATCTCCTAGTAGGTCAGACAAGAATTtccatttattttgtttaccTGACGAAGTAGAACATGATTATGTGGAGAGCGCCAAAAAACATGCGGAATTATTGATGAAGTTGAAACtggaaaagaaacaaaaaatgcTGTTACAAGAGCAGCAGCtaagagaaaaagataatGCCATGCATGAAGAACCTGTTAAGAAAGATGATAATACGAATATTTCCAATAAAGATAACAACCCAACAGATATATCATCAACACAAAAGAAGGAAGAACCACCTCAAccaccaaaaaataatgatgaaacaaaaaacaatgaTGAACCAAAGGCGAATGACAATTCCTCTCAAATAACCTCATGGACGCAACAACCCGaacatcatcatcatcatcatcatgaAACACACCCAGAATATCGCCAACAACAGACGACTGCTACGAAAAAACCATTACAAGGCCCATATAGATTATTCAGGTTACTACCACATGCCGCTCGTCCTATATTATCCAAGGTATTAGAAGTTGATCAGACTAAAAGAGCCACACTGgaagatatttttaaagatgaATGGTTTATTAACATTAGTTATTGTACTTTGGATAAGAAGGGTCATTTGATTAGGGGCAAAGGACATACTCATACTATAGTCAAAGAAGAGGATGCTCATCTAGAAAGCtataaagagaaaaagtAA